GCTAAAATAAATACCTCCACCCGTCTCACACgtcaatttatttaaattttttttgtccaaACCATTAAACAAGTCggtgtatattttatttaatttatatcttATAATCACATGTTAAGAtgataaattcaattttatttttaaaaatacaaaaaatttaaatttttaatacaattattaaataaaaacatttaaaataatctaataataataataataataatcttattaTGTATctatagaaattttttatttaaataaataaaataaaattaataatgaccaaaataaataattttaaaaatatttaccgTTTTGTATTCTCTagtcatatctcgtttacattgtaaacgaGATGACAATTCATGTAtttcgtttatagtgtaaacgtgATACATGAAATGTTCATCTCGTGtacagtataaacgagatatataGAAGACAATCTCTACAGTTATAAAAGGATGTGTAATTCTTGGTATTTTTTACAAACTTTTTTTATcctttgtgtgtctcatatttCTCACCAAAACAAAGCATTAATGGCCAGTAATAGTCCATACATAGTTGTACTTGTTTATCCCAATTGTCGTATGAGAAATGGCGACAACGGGGTGACATTTGAGAGTGAGGATCCGATATTGTTTCGCACTTAGCGTGTGAAGACGTTGTCGGAtttgaagagtttgatattgagtaAGGTCGGTGGTACACAAGCGAGAAAAATCGGAAGGGTGGCGTATAGGTTGCTGGCACCCATGGGTAACGGAGTCTTCCGGTTTCGAGTATTCCGATTTCTAGGGGACGAGCATGTGCGACTGATGTTCAACATCCATGGGAGGATCATGGTGGAGCAGGTAATGGAGCTTTCCTCAGAGGTGGCACACAGTGGTGGTGGGAGTTCTGTACACTCGACGTATGTACAGGATGACCGACCCCTCGCACCACCGCCCATTCATGTCACTCTTCCAGTGGATGAGGAAGAGGACGAGGAGGAGGAGTCAGACGAGGATTACGTGGCGGACAGCGACTTGTCCGATAATGGAGATGAGGATGAGTCTGTTCCAGAGATACCTGTACAAACTGTGGCGCGCCATGTCCTGCCTCCACCTCACCCAATTCTGGCACTATCGGCAATGCCATCTCACTATCACAGTCTGGATCTAGACGCCATGCATGAGAGGACTCCGTTTTCTGACACGGGTGAAGAGGATTACAACCTAGAAGACGGTGTAGGGTTTCGGGTCGGCCACGAGTTTAGAAGCCGAGAggccactacaagaaaaatacccattcagctacactttttttaagctacatttgaaaagcgtagcctattctatgaataggctacgcttttctccgtGTTGCCTTTTTATGAGGAAAAAAGGATACACAATTgtggcatcatttaaaaagtgtagccttaggtattatagaaatcacttataaagcgtagccttAGATTAATATTTATGGGTTCACTTTTTGTATCAAAGGAAACGTTTTTAGAGAGTAGCTTATTTGTTAAGTTTTAAGTACACTTAAAAAGTGATGCCTAATGTATCTAAAGCCAAAAACTTGACACTTGGTAacttttttttccctctttttctCGAAACACTTAGTGAAATTTGTGTAAATTCCTCTTTTTTCCCTCTTTTTCCTTCATCCCTGCACTGACCGTGAAACCACTCACCATCGCCACTGACCACTCACCATCGCACAGAAACCCTCTCACCATCGCGAAGAAACCCACTCATCACCACTCACCACTGACCGTCACTCCTGTTCGCTCTCATCTCTGCGCTTCTCACCTTCGCCAACCCTGTCGCACACAACCCTCACCTTCGCCATTCTCGTCGTCGCTGATGACCGTCGCTGTTGCTGCACTGACCATCGCTCTTCTTCTCCGTTCTACCCTAATCGTCTTCTCCGTGCCCTAATCGCTGATGACCGTCGCTGTTCTGACCATCGCTGTTGCTGCGCCATCGTCACCATCGTCATCTCCGTGCTTCTCATCATCATCTTATCTGTGCTCACATCGTTGAATATGTATGTATTGATTTCTATTTGGTTCTGAAATTTCAGAGGTTTAGGGTTCCgattttaggggttttaatTTGGGAGTTTTAATCTGtgaaatacatatatatagcttGTTTTGATTTGCTTAACTTTTaggtaaaaattatatttcataTATGAAATCtgttcaatttgctttgattaaGGGTAATCTTATTTTTGCAACTTCATCTGATTGTTGTGTTTAATCAAGCAGGTTATATATGTGAAGGCATTATCATTAATCTTGTTGTGGTGCAAACAAATAAGAAGTGATGCTCCACTAAACTCTGCTTTTATATTTATATGGCAATTCTTCTGGAGGAGTACCAGATCTCTCTGTTCCTGCTCAGAGGTGCTTGGCATTTACATGAATTCTGGTATTAAAGCATTGCTCCTTTTTCATGATTGAAGCGCGTGATGATGTCCTTTGGTTGCTATGCACTTGTCTCATAGTTATTCCCTAAGCTATAGATCTCGAATTTTGATTCGGAAATGGTGCCCAAATGAGTTATAGAagttaatttctaattattgaAGTGCCTGTCTTTTCCTTAGGGACATTGCCATCCTAAAATTTTGAAAGCCTTAACAAAGCAGGCAGAAAAGCTGACCCTGAGCTCTCGAGCCTTTTACAATGATCAGTTTCCACCATTTGCTGAGCATTTGACAAGTATGCTTGGTTATGATATGGTTCTTCCCATGAACACTGGTGCTGAAGGAGTGGAAATAGCTCTGAAATTAGCAAGAAAGTGGGgttatgaaaagaaaagaattccCAAAGATGAGGTATAACAATGAGATCATCTTAACAGTAGTCATATCTtaatgttttacattttccaaGGTTATGAGGTTGAAGTGAATGTTTGCTTAGTATGGGTCTGTGGCCTAGTACACAAGGAATATCTCATGACATGCTAAGTTGAAATCCACAATACTTTATGACTTTATTTTTCCTCCCCCAACCCCCTTTTCTTTGTGGATATTAATAGTATTTGCAAAACTAAAGGGAGAAATGCTTTAGCTATGGCCTGAAGAATCTGTTTTGACTTATGTTCTCAATAAATATTTTGGTAACTAAATGCTTGTAAGATGTATTGGTACTCCTCCTCTGCAAAGATAAAATGAAGGAAGTTTACTCTTCAAAATATAAcatcttcttttctgtttatgAGATGCAGATTTAAATTTTCCTGGTGTTTATCTATTTATGTTCACAGATACTTGTGGCAGGCTATTATTGTGTCATGTTGTGGCTGCTTCCATGGCTGTACACTAGCTGTTATATCTATGAGTTGTGACAATGAAGCTACCCGGGGTTTTGGTCCTTTATTGCCTGGCCATCTTAAAGTTGATTTTGGTGATGCAGAAGCCCTTGAAAGAATTTTTAAAGGTTCTTAGTGCTCCCATACTTTGCTTTACATTTTCATCactatattttagtttaaattgactgatctttgatttttttctgtgaaaaaattttgaaaaaggagaACACATAGCTAGCTTTCTTTTGGAACCCATCCAGGGTGAAGCTGGGGTATGATCTTTTGAGAACACTTAATCTGCTTGGCAACACTCACCTTGTTGGTTGAATTGAAAATTGAGATGCTAAAGAAGTTGCTATATATATTATACCCTGATGTTATAGTTTGGTGTTATTTCCAGTCTCACCATTTGATTGTTTTATATTATGTTTACATACAGTGGGAAATCCTTGTTGCTTCTTCAAATTCTTTGGCTAAGAAAAAGATAAGTGTGCTTATAGATTTCATTTTGGTCAAGAGCCATGACATTTGGTTgaatattcatatttttattatgttctGATTTCTCAAAGTACATATCTCGGTTGCATCTTTtgatatgtttttattatttatttgaaggTAATCATTCCTCCGGATGGCTATTTGAAAGTTGTTAGAGATCTTTGCACCAGATATAATGTGCTGATGATTGCAGACGAAATACAAACTGGGTTAGCAAGAACAGGGAAGATGCTGGCTTGTGACTGGGAAGAAGTTCGCCCAGATGTTGTGGTTAGAAAATAGAAATCAGCTTAACCTTGTGAATTGtatatctttttattctttCCCAGCACTATGAGTTGAACCTTATTATGTCTTTTTACTCAGATACTAGGGAAAGCATTGGGTGGAGGAGTTTTTTCTGTGAGTGCAGTTCTTGCAGACAAGGATGTAATGCTTTGTATAAAAC
The genomic region above belongs to Arachis duranensis cultivar V14167 chromosome 3, aradu.V14167.gnm2.J7QH, whole genome shotgun sequence and contains:
- the LOC110278693 gene encoding ornithine aminotransferase, mitochondrial-like, whose protein sequence is MGNGVFRFRVFRFLGDEHVRLMFNIHGRIMVEQVMELSSEVAHSGGGSSVHSTYVQDDRPLAPPPIHVTLPVDEEEDEEEESDEDYVADSDLSDNGDEDESVPEIPVQTVARHVLPPPHPILALSAMPSHYHSLDLDAMHERTPFSDTGEEDYNLEDGVGFRKPSHHREETHSSPLTTDRHSCSLSSLRFSPSPTLSHTTLTFAILVVADDRRCCCTDHRSSSPFYPNRLLRALIADDRRCSDHRCCCAIVTIVISVLLIIILSVLTSLNMYGHCHPKILKALTKQAEKLTLSSRAFYNDQFPPFAEHLTSMLGYDMVLPMNTGAEGVEIALKLARKWGYEKKRIPKDEAIIVSCCGCFHGCTLAVISMSCDNEATRGFGPLLPGHLKVDFGDAEALERIFKEKGEHIASFLLEPIQGEAGVIIPPDGYLKVVRDLCTRYNVLMIADEIQTGLARTGKMLACDWEEVRPDVVILGKALGGGVFSVSAVLADKDVMLCIKPGEHGSTFGGNPLASSELLKSYDYKVLPKGAKATVSLWFSCI